The following coding sequences are from one Triticum dicoccoides isolate Atlit2015 ecotype Zavitan chromosome 4A, WEW_v2.0, whole genome shotgun sequence window:
- the LOC119285903 gene encoding E3 ubiquitin-protein ligase At3g02290-like isoform X1, producing the protein MGAFCSCLQADYSDRHGNQTSGAFRNCMCLRCFTQQLINAYTVLFRVGTVHSVSQAIEATPLDSSESSFDIYRSPPRPLPYDDPRFSPPLRDWFASRQDPSSHSPEESEPLRPNYDEEIETMSSVNKPSKTNYDTKMKRSSSAYGDKLSRKESGNYFTYFSPSTEDEDVCPTCLEDYTSENPRIVMQCSHHFHLGCIYEWMERSEACPVCGKVPHVEPESSCIATTLILGSAVS; encoded by the exons ATGGGAGCTTTCTGCTCGTGTTTGCAAGCCGATTACTCCGACCGCCATGGCAACCAGACTTCTGGTGCGTTTAGGAACTGCATGTGCCTCAGGTGTTTTACCCAGCAGCTGATCAACGCT TACACTGTTTTATTCCGAGTTGGAACGGTCCACTCTGTTTCTCAAGCTATAGAAGCCACCCCGCTTGATTCATCTGAAAGTTCATTCGATATATATCGTTCACCTCCAAGACCACTGCCATATGATGATCCTAGATTCTCCCCTCCTCTGCGTGACTGGTTTGCATCAAGGCAGGATCCTTCAAGCCATTCACCAGAGGAATCAGAACCACTCAGACCAAATTATGATGAGGAAATAGAAACGATGAGTTCAGTCAACAAGCCAAGTAAAACAAACTATGACACAAAAATGAAAAGAAGCAGCTCTGCTTACGGAGATAAGTTGTCCCGAAAGGAATCTGGAAATTATTTCACCTACTTTTCTCCATCTACTGAAGATGAAGATGTCTGTCCAACATGTCTTGAAG ATTATACTTCGGAGAATCCTAGGATAGTAATGCAGTGCTCACATCACTTCCACCTTGGCTGTATCTATGAGTGGATGGAAAGAAGTGAGGCATGCCCTGTTTGTGGAAAG
- the LOC119285903 gene encoding E3 ubiquitin-protein ligase At3g02290-like isoform X2 has product MGAFCSCLQADYSDRHGNQTSGAFRNCMCLRCFTQQLINAYTVLFRVGTVHSVSQAIEATPLDSSESSFDIYRSPPRPLPYDDPRFSPPLRDWFASRQDPSSHSPEESEPLRPNYDEEIETMSSVNKPSKTNYDTKMKRSSSAYGDKLSRKESGNYFTYFSPSTEDEDVCPTCLEDYTSENPRIVMQCSHHFHLGCIYEWMERSEACPVCGKKMEFNETT; this is encoded by the exons ATGGGAGCTTTCTGCTCGTGTTTGCAAGCCGATTACTCCGACCGCCATGGCAACCAGACTTCTGGTGCGTTTAGGAACTGCATGTGCCTCAGGTGTTTTACCCAGCAGCTGATCAACGCT TACACTGTTTTATTCCGAGTTGGAACGGTCCACTCTGTTTCTCAAGCTATAGAAGCCACCCCGCTTGATTCATCTGAAAGTTCATTCGATATATATCGTTCACCTCCAAGACCACTGCCATATGATGATCCTAGATTCTCCCCTCCTCTGCGTGACTGGTTTGCATCAAGGCAGGATCCTTCAAGCCATTCACCAGAGGAATCAGAACCACTCAGACCAAATTATGATGAGGAAATAGAAACGATGAGTTCAGTCAACAAGCCAAGTAAAACAAACTATGACACAAAAATGAAAAGAAGCAGCTCTGCTTACGGAGATAAGTTGTCCCGAAAGGAATCTGGAAATTATTTCACCTACTTTTCTCCATCTACTGAAGATGAAGATGTCTGTCCAACATGTCTTGAAG ATTATACTTCGGAGAATCCTAGGATAGTAATGCAGTGCTCACATCACTTCCACCTTGGCTGTATCTATGAGTGGATGGAAAGAAGTGAGGCATGCCCTGTTTGTGGAAAG